One genomic region from Streptomyces sp. NBC_01304 encodes:
- a CDS encoding glycerol dehydrogenase — MNTVATRMMISPPKYVQGAGAMQQLGDHLSRLGENAVVLADKGVWGFVDETVTNSLSAAGVKLTKETFGGLCTQREIDRITAVAKAAGADVVVGIGGGTAIDTAKAVGHACGDIAVVSAPTVASTDAPTSALAVIYTEEGAFERYSFFTRNPNLVLVDTALVAGAPSRFIVSGMGDALATWYEARVCVAANRTAMAGGLATEASLSLARLCWETLMEYGPQARLAAEQHVVTPALEKITEANTLLSGLGFESCGLAAAHGIHNGLTVSHHVHGMMHGEKVNIGTLAQLVLEGAPTDELETYLRFSREVGLPTTLAEIGLVDPDREELLAIGRASTAEGETTHNMPFPVTPGMVADALIAGDAYARAYAKKHSH, encoded by the coding sequence ATGAACACCGTCGCCACCCGCATGATGATCAGCCCGCCCAAGTACGTTCAGGGCGCCGGCGCCATGCAGCAGCTGGGCGACCACCTCTCGCGCCTGGGTGAGAACGCCGTCGTGCTCGCCGACAAGGGCGTCTGGGGCTTCGTCGACGAGACGGTCACGAACTCCCTGTCCGCGGCCGGGGTCAAGCTCACCAAGGAGACGTTCGGCGGACTGTGCACACAGCGGGAGATCGACCGGATCACCGCCGTCGCCAAGGCGGCCGGGGCGGACGTCGTCGTGGGCATCGGCGGCGGCACGGCCATCGACACCGCGAAGGCCGTCGGCCACGCCTGCGGCGACATCGCGGTGGTGAGCGCCCCGACCGTCGCCTCGACGGACGCGCCGACCAGCGCCCTCGCCGTGATCTATACCGAGGAAGGCGCCTTCGAGCGCTATTCGTTCTTCACCCGCAACCCGAACCTGGTCCTGGTCGACACGGCCCTGGTCGCGGGCGCCCCCAGCCGGTTCATCGTCTCCGGCATGGGTGACGCGCTCGCCACCTGGTACGAGGCGCGGGTCTGCGTCGCCGCCAACCGGACCGCGATGGCCGGCGGCCTCGCCACCGAGGCGTCCCTGAGCCTTGCGCGGCTCTGCTGGGAGACGCTCATGGAGTACGGACCGCAGGCCAGGCTCGCCGCCGAACAGCACGTCGTCACCCCGGCGTTGGAGAAGATCACGGAGGCCAACACGCTGCTGTCCGGCCTCGGCTTCGAGAGCTGCGGCCTGGCCGCCGCGCACGGCATCCACAACGGTCTGACCGTCTCGCACCATGTGCACGGCATGATGCACGGCGAGAAGGTCAACATCGGCACCCTCGCCCAGCTGGTCCTGGAGGGCGCCCCCACCGACGAGTTGGAGACCTACCTCCGCTTCAGCCGGGAGGTCGGCCTGCCCACCACACTCGCCGAGATCGGCCTGGTGGACCCGGACCGCGAGGAGCTCCTCGCGATCGGCCGCGCCTCGACCGCCGAGGGCGAGACGACGCACAACATGCCCTTCCCGGTGACGCCGGGCATGGTGGCCGACGCGCTGATCGCGGGGGACGCGTACGCCCGCGCGTACGCCAAGAAGCACTCCCACTAA
- the dhaK gene encoding dihydroxyacetone kinase subunit DhaK: protein MKKLINTPETVVADALRGMAVSHPELTVDAEAGIVTRAGGKVPGKVGILSGGGSGHEPLHAGFVGRGMLDAAVAGPVFTSPVPDRIGSATAAIDSGAGVLHIVKNYTGDILNFGMAAEDADDEGIKVETVVVDDDVAVARGEGAGRRGTGATLFVEKLAGALAETGAPLAEVAALARKVNEHSRSFGVALSSCTTPANGAPNFELGPDEVEIGVGIHGEPGRRRARLTTAAETAEIMLDAILEDLPEAAGAPVIVLVNGLGATPPIELYVVRAEVERILAARGIAVARSLVGNYVTSLDMAGCTITVCRADEQMLRLWDAPVHTPSLRWGA from the coding sequence GTGAAGAAGCTCATCAACACCCCGGAGACCGTGGTCGCCGATGCGCTGCGGGGCATGGCGGTCAGCCACCCCGAACTGACCGTGGACGCCGAGGCAGGCATCGTCACCCGGGCCGGCGGCAAGGTCCCCGGCAAGGTCGGCATCCTCTCCGGCGGCGGCAGCGGCCACGAGCCCCTGCACGCCGGCTTCGTCGGCCGCGGCATGCTGGACGCCGCCGTCGCGGGCCCCGTCTTCACCTCCCCGGTGCCGGACCGGATCGGATCGGCCACCGCGGCGATCGACTCGGGCGCCGGTGTGCTGCACATCGTGAAGAACTACACCGGCGACATCCTCAACTTCGGCATGGCCGCCGAGGACGCCGACGACGAAGGCATCAAGGTCGAGACCGTCGTGGTCGACGACGACGTGGCCGTCGCCCGCGGCGAGGGCGCGGGTCGCCGGGGCACCGGCGCCACCCTGTTCGTGGAGAAGCTTGCGGGCGCCCTCGCCGAGACCGGCGCACCGCTCGCCGAGGTCGCCGCGCTGGCCCGCAAGGTGAACGAGCACAGCCGCAGCTTCGGCGTGGCCCTGTCCTCCTGCACCACGCCCGCCAACGGCGCCCCCAACTTCGAACTCGGCCCGGACGAGGTCGAGATCGGCGTGGGCATCCACGGCGAACCCGGCCGCCGCCGTGCCCGGTTGACCACCGCCGCCGAGACCGCCGAGATCATGCTCGACGCCATCCTCGAGGACCTTCCCGAGGCCGCCGGAGCCCCGGTGATCGTCCTCGTCAACGGCCTCGGCGCGACCCCGCCGATCGAGCTGTACGTCGTACGCGCCGAGGTCGAGCGCATCCTCGCCGCCCGCGGCATCGCCGTCGCCCGCTCCCTCGTCGGCAACTACGTCACCAGCCTCGACATGGCCGGCTGCACGATCACGGTGTGCCGCGCCGACGAGCAGATGCTGCGGCTGTGGGACGCGCCCGTGCACACGCCGTCGCTGCGCTGGGGCGCCTGA